One Rhinolophus sinicus isolate RSC01 linkage group LG06, ASM3656204v1, whole genome shotgun sequence DNA window includes the following coding sequences:
- the SMTNL1 gene encoding smoothelin-like protein 1, translating into MEQKEEKSSEDGTTVSPTAEAPGTLGGGASAEEKAKGTAGSTDTEGPPNGAGEQERASAMGKVSAEFQGEGNGLDEGKAEATVESELPEEDGGKETTAAAQELTDGKAETKSESKEAEGKEETTLASEKEKADEKAAKPESREKAGVDDEAKAEPKQAAGEQEAPTASQKESSKTDGPKAEAQEKAAAPEVKSDSEKPAPEDTAKAEPQEGDRKEQVEPGSPSEEQDQGVERESEEGAGLTPSSPEEWPESPTEESHGLSPDGLGPDNEASTETSPSASESSPSEVPQSPTEPPPPQEKEKAPERRVSAPARPRGARAQNRKAIVDKFGGAASGPTALFRNTKAAGAAIGGVKNMLLEWCRAMTRNYEHVDIQNFSSSWSSGMAFCALIHKFFPDAFDYAALDPAKRRHNFTLAFSTAEKLADCAQLLEVDDMVRFAVPDSKCVYTYIQELYRSLVQKGLVKTKKK; encoded by the exons AtggagcagaaggaagaaaagtccTCTGAGGATGGGACCACTGTCTCCCCAACTGCAGAGGCCCCGGGAACGCTGGGAGGTGGAGCCTCTGCAGAGGAGAAGGCCAAAGGCACAGCGGGGAGCACTGATACAGAGGGGCCTCCCAATGGGGCAGGAGAGCAGGAACGAGCTTCAGCCATGGGCAAGGTTTCAGCTGAGTTCCAGGGGGAAGGTAACGGGCTGGATGAGGGCAAGGCGGAGGCCACAGTGGAGTCTGAACTTCCAGAGGAGGATGGTGGGAAGGAGACGACAGCCGCTGCTCAGGAGCTGACTGATGGGAAAGCAGAGACTAAATCTGAGTCCAAGGAGGCTGAGGGAAAAGAGGAGACGACGCTGGCCTCTGAGAAGGAGAAGGCTGACGAGAAAGCAGCCAAACCCGAGTCCCGGGAGAAAGCTGGAGTTGATGACGAGGCAAAGGCTGAGCCAAAGCAGGCGGCTGGGGAGCAGGAGGCCCCCACAGCCTCTCAGAAGGAGAGCAGCAAAACAGATGGGCCCAAGGCTGAAGCCCAGGAGAAAGCTGCTGCCCCCGAGGTCAAGTCAGACTCTGAGAAGCCTGCTCCAGAAGATACGGCCAAGGCCGAACCGCAGGAGGGTGACCGGAAGGAGCAGGTG GAGCCAGGCAGTCCCAGTGAAGAGCAGGACCAGGGTGTGGAGAGAGAGTCGGAGGAAGGGGCTGGGCTAACTCCTAGCTCCCCCGAGGAGTGGCCTGAGAGCCCCACGGAGGAGAGCCACGGCCTCAGCCCAG ATGGGTTGGGCCCAGACAACGAAGCTTCCACAGAGACCAGTCCTTCAGCCAG TGAGTCTTCGCCCAGCGAGGTGCCCCAGAGTCCCAcggagccccctcccccacaggagaaggagaaggccCCAGAACGCAGGGTGTCAGCCCCTGCCCGGCCCCGGGGGGCCCGTGCACAGAACCGCAAAGCCATCGTGGACAAGTTTGGCGG GGCAGCCTCGGGCCCCACGGCCCTGTTCCGGAACACGAAGGCCGCGGGGGCAGCCATCGGCGGTGTCAAGAACATGCTCTTAGAGTGGTGCCGAGCCATGACAAGAAACTACGAG CATGTGGACATCCAGAACTTCTCCTCAAGCTGGAGCAGCGGCATGGCCTTCTGCGCCCTCATCCACAAGTTCTTCCCCGATGCCTTTGACTACGCCGCGCTGGACCCCGCAAAACGCCGGCATAACTTCACCCTGGCCTTCTCCACAGCAGA GAAACTGGCCGACTGTGCCCAGCTGCTGGAGGTGGATGACATGGTGCGATTCGCAGTACCCGACTCCAAGTGCGTCTACACCTACATCCAAGAGCTGTATCGCAGCCTCGTGCAGAAGGGACTTGTGAAGACCAAGAAGAAATGA
- the UBE2L6 gene encoding ubiquitin/ISG15-conjugating enzyme E2 L6 isoform X2, with amino-acid sequence MTASKRVAKEEAPYNHRAFNLLISFPKDYPLKPPTVTFTTRIYHPNVDIDGQVCLPITSKENWKPYTKAYQVLEALNMLVNKPDLDQPVRLELADLLIQDPLLFHKNAEDFTLNFGEPRPS; translated from the exons GAGGAGGCGCCCTACAACCACAGGGCCTTCAACCTGCTCATCAGCTTCCCCAAGGACTACCCGTTGAAGCCCCCCACGGTGACATTCACAACCAGGATCTACCACCCCAATGTGGACATCGACGGCCAGGTTTGCCTGCCCATCACCAGCAAAGAGAACTGGAAGCCTTACACCAAGGCCTACCAAG TCTTGGAGGCCCTCAACATGCTGGTGAATAAACCAGACCTGGACCAGCCCGTACGTTTGGAGCTTGCAGACCTCCTGATACAGGACCCATTGCTGTTCCACAAGAATGCGGAAGACTTCACCCTCAACTTTGGAGAGCCCCGGCCCTCCTAA
- the UBE2L6 gene encoding ubiquitin/ISG15-conjugating enzyme E2 L6 isoform X3, with translation MTASKRVAKELEDLQNELPGYLRNLVSDDANVLVWHTLLLPEEAPYNHRAFNLLISFPKDYPLKPPTVTFTTRIYHPNVDIDGQVCLPITSKENWKPYTKAYQVLEALNMLVNKPDLDQPVRLELADLLIQDPLLFHKNAEDFTLNFGEPRPS, from the exons GAGCTGGAAGATCTGCAAAATGAGCTTCCCGGGTACCTGCGGAACCTGGTCAGCGATGACGCCAACGTCCTGGTGTGGCACACACTCCTCCTTCCC GAGGAGGCGCCCTACAACCACAGGGCCTTCAACCTGCTCATCAGCTTCCCCAAGGACTACCCGTTGAAGCCCCCCACGGTGACATTCACAACCAGGATCTACCACCCCAATGTGGACATCGACGGCCAGGTTTGCCTGCCCATCACCAGCAAAGAGAACTGGAAGCCTTACACCAAGGCCTACCAAG TCTTGGAGGCCCTCAACATGCTGGTGAATAAACCAGACCTGGACCAGCCCGTACGTTTGGAGCTTGCAGACCTCCTGATACAGGACCCATTGCTGTTCCACAAGAATGCGGAAGACTTCACCCTCAACTTTGGAGAGCCCCGGCCCTCCTAA
- the TIMM10 gene encoding mitochondrial import inner membrane translocase subunit Tim10, with the protein MDPLRAQQLAAELEVEMMADMYNRMTSACHRKCVPPHYKEAELSKGESVCLDRCVSKYLDIHERMGKKLTELSMQDEELMKRVQQSSGPV; encoded by the exons ATGGATCCGCTCAGGGCCCAGCAGCTGGCTGCAGAGCTGGAGGTAGAGATGATGGCTGACATGTACAACAG AATGACCAGTGCCTGCCACCGGAAGTGTGTGCCTCCCCACTACAAGGAAGCAGAACTGTCCAAGGGCGAATCTGTGTGCCTGGACCGGTGTGTCTCCAAGTACCTGGACATCCATGAGCGGATGGGCAAAAAGTTGACAGAGTTGTCTATGCAGGATGAAGAGCTGATGAAGAGGGTGCAGCAGAGTTCTGGGCCTGTGTGA
- the UBE2L6 gene encoding ubiquitin/ISG15-conjugating enzyme E2 L6 isoform X1, whose product MSFPGTCGTWSAMTPTSWCGTHSSFPSQPLLVIRDKKEEAPYNHRAFNLLISFPKDYPLKPPTVTFTTRIYHPNVDIDGQVCLPITSKENWKPYTKAYQVLEALNMLVNKPDLDQPVRLELADLLIQDPLLFHKNAEDFTLNFGEPRPS is encoded by the exons ATGAGCTTCCCGGGTACCTGCGGAACCTGGTCAGCGATGACGCCAACGTCCTGGTGTGGCACACACTCCTCCTTCCC GTCCCAGCCCCTTCTGGTTATCAGGGACAAGAAG GAGGAGGCGCCCTACAACCACAGGGCCTTCAACCTGCTCATCAGCTTCCCCAAGGACTACCCGTTGAAGCCCCCCACGGTGACATTCACAACCAGGATCTACCACCCCAATGTGGACATCGACGGCCAGGTTTGCCTGCCCATCACCAGCAAAGAGAACTGGAAGCCTTACACCAAGGCCTACCAAG TCTTGGAGGCCCTCAACATGCTGGTGAATAAACCAGACCTGGACCAGCCCGTACGTTTGGAGCTTGCAGACCTCCTGATACAGGACCCATTGCTGTTCCACAAGAATGCGGAAGACTTCACCCTCAACTTTGGAGAGCCCCGGCCCTCCTAA